The Diaphorobacter ruginosibacter genome contains a region encoding:
- the rsmI gene encoding 16S rRNA (cytidine(1402)-2'-O)-methyltransferase, protein MSTSFASALNAARDAAGAQNYPQGALYVVATPIGNLADITLRALHVLQMADNVACEDTRHTQQMLRAYGLDKSGQQLIALHQHNEAERASQVIDLLRQGKRVVYVSDAGTPGVSDPGARLCAAVQAAGLRSIPLPGASSVTTAVSVAGIVSPDAQGFLFAGFLPTKSAERAAAIDQLATEPRAVVLLEAPHRIEEMAKALAVLGERPVTLAREISKQFEQITTHAAQALPDWFQADSQHSRGEFVVVIHPAPRSAEHDPREQQILELLLAELPMKTAVRLASQITGGARNRLYDLALALRSGSDAQAQD, encoded by the coding sequence ATGAGCACATCTTTCGCCTCTGCCCTGAATGCCGCCCGCGATGCGGCCGGTGCTCAGAATTATCCGCAGGGAGCGCTGTACGTCGTAGCGACACCGATCGGTAATCTCGCAGATATCACGCTGCGGGCACTGCATGTGCTGCAGATGGCCGACAACGTCGCCTGCGAAGACACCCGCCACACCCAGCAGATGCTGCGCGCCTACGGGCTGGACAAGTCCGGCCAGCAGCTGATCGCCCTGCACCAGCACAACGAGGCGGAACGCGCCTCGCAGGTCATCGACCTGCTGCGACAAGGCAAGCGCGTTGTCTATGTGAGCGATGCCGGCACGCCGGGCGTGAGCGATCCCGGGGCGCGGCTGTGCGCCGCCGTGCAGGCCGCCGGCCTGCGCTCCATTCCGCTGCCGGGCGCGAGCAGCGTGACCACGGCGGTGAGCGTGGCGGGCATTGTCTCGCCCGATGCGCAGGGGTTCCTGTTCGCGGGTTTTCTGCCCACCAAATCCGCCGAGCGTGCCGCGGCCATCGACCAACTGGCCACCGAGCCCCGAGCCGTCGTGCTGCTGGAGGCCCCACACCGCATCGAGGAGATGGCCAAGGCGCTCGCCGTGCTGGGCGAGCGCCCGGTGACGCTCGCGCGCGAGATCAGCAAGCAGTTCGAGCAGATCACCACACATGCGGCCCAGGCACTGCCGGATTGGTTCCAGGCCGACAGCCAGCACAGCCGAGGCGAGTTCGTCGTGGTGATCCACCCCGCGCCGCGCAGTGCCGAACATGACCCTCGCGAGCAGCAGATCCTGGAGCTCCTGCTCGCCGAACTGCCCATGAAGACGGCCGTGCGGCTGGCATCGCAGATCACCGGCGGTGCGCGCAACCGGCTCTACGACCTGGCCCTGGCCCTCAGGTCGGGCAGCGATGCGCAAGCGCAAGACTAG